A segment of the bacterium genome:
CTGCGAACTCGCCTTCGACCACAGCCCCTATCGGCACCCCATCGGGGGCCGCGACGAGAACCTGCTCGAGCGCGACCGGGCCGACATCATCGATTTCTGGCGCTCGGCCTACCGCCCGGACAACATGACCCTCGTGGTGGTCGGCGACGTGGACGCCGCCGCGACCTTCGCCCTCGTGCGCGAGCACTTCGGGCAGGTCGGTCCGGAACGCTTCGCCGACGCCCTGGCCAGCCCCCAGGCACTCGTGGCCGAGCCGCCGGTCGAGCCCCTCCACCAAGGGCCCCGTCTGCGCATCGAGCACGGCGACATCAAGAAGGCCTACGCCAAGCTGATCTTCCCCGGTCCCGGCGAGCGCGAGGGCCTCGACCCGGTGCAGAGCGTGGTGCGGCGCGTCCTGTCGGACGGGCGCAGCTGCCGCCTTTACCGGCGCGTGCAGGAGGAGCGCGGCCTCGTCGACGAGATCGTCCTGGCCGGCGAGAACGGTCCGCGCGAGGGGCTGATCCTGGTCGACATGGAGACCGGTCCGGACCGGCTCGCCGCGGCGATCCGGGCCGCCGCGACCGAACTGGCGTTGCTGGCGGCCGAAGGCTGCACCACCGAGGAGCTGGCGCGGGCCATCACGCGGGTCTCGCGGGCCCACGTGATGGGCGCCGAGACCGTGCAGGGCCAGGCCGCCAACCTCGGGCGCAGCGACGTGAACGACGACCTCGCCGGGGCCTACTCGTTCCCGGCCGAAGTCGCCGCCGTCACGGCCGACGACGTGGCCCGGTTCTGCCGCCGCTACTTCGCCCTGTCGGGCCTGAGCGTGGTGGTCTACCTGCCGGACGGCACCGACGCCGCCGCCTGCGGCATCCCCACCGATGCCGCCCACCTGCAGCGCTTCCTGGCCGACGTCCTGCCCGCCGCACCCGGCGAACCGGTGACCCCGCCGGCCCGGCCCGTGCCGGTCGGCGGCACCGCCCGCGGCGACGCGCGTGCGGGAGGCGCACCCCGCTTCGAGACCCTGACCCTGGCCGGCGGTCTCGAAGTGTTCTGCCGCGTCGACCGGGCGCTGCCCCTGGTGACGCTCAGCCTGACCCGCCCGGGCGGCGCCACCGGCGAGACCGAGGACACGGCCGGCCTCTCCTCCCTGACCCAGGCCGTGCTCGTCAAGGGCGCCGGCGGCCGGGACGCCGAGGCCCTGCACGCCCTGCTGGAGGGCGAGGGCGCGTCGCTGAGTCCCGTCTCGGACCGCGACTACAGCGGCCTCGCCATGGCCGCGCTCCCGGATCGCCTCGACCTGCCCCTGGCCCTGCTGGCCGACACCATCGCCGCGCCGGCTTTCGCGCCCGACGAGATCGCCCAGGAGCAGCGTCTCGCGCGGGAGGAGCTCGCCGCCACCGAGGACAACCCCGTCCAGTCGGCGGTGGTGCGCCTGCGCCGCATGATGTACGGCGAGCACCCGTACGGCCGGCCGCTGGTGGGCACGCACGAGAGCATCGGCCGCCCCACCCGCGACGACCTGCTGGCGCGGCACCGCCGGGCCTGGGAGCGGGCGGGCCTGCAGGTCGTGGTCTCCGGCGACGTGGATCCCGACGACATCGGGGCGCGCCTGGAGGCCATCCTGAAGGACCTGCCCGCGGGTCGGGCCGAGCGCCCGGCCCCCGGACCGCTGACGGCGCCGGACGGGGTCGTGCACGAGCGGATCGTCCGGCGCCAGAACCAGGGCGTCGTGCTCGCGGCCTGGC
Coding sequences within it:
- a CDS encoding insulinase family protein, with the translated sequence MSPTTVTPYPDAPDLLAPSDLAPGLHTARLGNGLRVVIREDRRTPVAVCNVWVRVGSNREPEALRGWSHGIEHMLFKGTARRGEGDFALEVAAAGGATNAGTGYETTNYHITVPAENIAVAVDILADALFHSRFEPASLDAERKVLVHENHMYDDIPFGFGVTWRWGCELAFDHSPYRHPIGGRDENLLERDRADIIDFWRSAYRPDNMTLVVVGDVDAAATFALVREHFGQVGPERFADALASPQALVAEPPVEPLHQGPRLRIEHGDIKKAYAKLIFPGPGEREGLDPVQSVVRRVLSDGRSCRLYRRVQEERGLVDEIVLAGENGPREGLILVDMETGPDRLAAAIRAAATELALLAAEGCTTEELARAITRVSRAHVMGAETVQGQAANLGRSDVNDDLAGAYSFPAEVAAVTADDVARFCRRYFALSGLSVVVYLPDGTDAAACGIPTDAAHLQRFLADVLPAAPGEPVTPPARPVPVGGTARGDARAGGAPRFETLTLAGGLEVFCRVDRALPLVTLSLTRPGGATGETEDTAGLSSLTQAVLVKGAGGRDAEALHALLEGEGASLSPVSDRDYSGLAMAALPDRLDLPLALLADTIAAPAFAPDEIAQEQRLAREELAATEDNPVQSAVVRLRRMMYGEHPYGRPLVGTHESIGRPTRDDLLARHRRAWERAGLQVVVSGDVDPDDIGARLEAILKDLPAGRAERPAPGPLTAPDGVVHERIVRRQNQGVVLAAWPGAADPDTDRIPHILLRHVLNGQSGRLFESLRNRQSLCYNTGTVGTSGFGQGFFLGYVLTAPDTMEQARDALVREIRALADAVVPAVEFERVRAELLGNILIGVQSNMARLVKAGRDRIYGRDANNVDEVIAAVRACPAVAVRDLAGRLFTDECRWEVFLGPE